The following proteins come from a genomic window of Acinetobacter sp. SAAs474:
- a CDS encoding 1,6-dihydroxycyclohexa-2,4-diene-1-carboxylate dehydrogenase, with protein sequence MSNRQRFLNKVVIVTGAAQGIGQGVALQVAREGAQVVLADISDYVQETLAEIEACEGDAIVVKADLESYAGAQAVVEQAMMHYGRVDVLINNVGGAIWMKPFEQFTEAEIIKEVNRSLFPTLWCCHAVLPEMIKNQHGSIVNVSSIATRGINRVPYSAAKGGVNGLTAALAFEHAKHGIRVNAIATGGTEAPPRKVPRNANPLSEHEKQWMQQVVDQTIERTFLGRYGTIQEQVNAIVFLASDEASYMTGTIVPVGGGDQG encoded by the coding sequence ATGTCTAATCGTCAAAGATTTTTAAACAAAGTCGTTATTGTTACAGGTGCGGCACAAGGTATCGGTCAGGGCGTTGCATTACAGGTCGCCCGCGAAGGTGCACAAGTGGTATTAGCAGATATATCTGACTATGTTCAAGAAACATTAGCAGAAATTGAGGCCTGTGAAGGTGATGCCATTGTGGTCAAAGCCGACCTCGAAAGCTATGCGGGTGCACAAGCAGTCGTTGAACAAGCGATGATGCACTATGGTCGTGTTGATGTTCTGATTAATAATGTCGGTGGCGCCATTTGGATGAAACCATTTGAACAATTCACTGAGGCTGAAATCATTAAAGAAGTGAATCGCTCTTTATTTCCAACGCTCTGGTGCTGTCATGCGGTCTTGCCCGAAATGATTAAAAATCAGCATGGTAGTATTGTCAATGTCTCATCGATTGCTACGCGTGGGATTAATCGTGTGCCTTATTCTGCCGCCAAAGGTGGGGTTAATGGCCTTACTGCGGCTTTGGCTTTTGAACATGCCAAACATGGTATTCGTGTCAATGCTATTGCGACAGGAGGAACAGAAGCCCCGCCACGTAAGGTACCACGCAATGCAAATCCATTATCTGAACATGAAAAACAATGGATGCAACAAGTCGTTGATCAAACCATTGAGCGTACTTTTTTAGGCCGCTATGGCACAATTCAAGAACAAGTCAATGCCATTGTATTTTTAGCTTCAGATGAAGCATCGTATATGACCGGTACTATTGTTCCTGTCGGTGGTGGAGATCAAGGTTAA
- the benC gene encoding benzoate 1,2-dioxygenase electron transfer component BenC, with the protein MSNHNIALQFEDGVTRFISVTQGESLSDAAYRQKINIPLDCRDGACGTCRAWCESGSYDMPEETYIEDALTPEEAAQGYILACQCRPTSDAIFQIQASSDVCKTAIHQYQGTLARIENVSESTISFDIQLDEDQPEINFLAGQYVNVGIPETTITRSYSFSSKPGNRLTNFVVRNVTNGKMSHFLSQDAKVGDKISFTGPFGSFYLRQVIRPVLMLAGGTGIAPFMSMLQVLAEKGSIHPIRLIFGVTHDFDLVAIEQLDQLQQQLPWFEYRTVVAHPDSTHPRKGYVTGHIEQDWLNAGDVDIYLCGPVAMVDAVRGWLNTEGVQPANFLFEKFSAN; encoded by the coding sequence ATGTCAAACCACAATATTGCACTTCAATTTGAAGATGGCGTAACACGTTTTATTTCAGTGACCCAAGGTGAGTCATTGTCCGATGCAGCTTATCGTCAGAAAATTAACATTCCACTGGACTGTCGTGATGGTGCGTGTGGAACCTGCCGTGCATGGTGTGAGTCAGGAAGTTATGACATGCCTGAAGAAACCTATATTGAAGATGCCTTAACACCAGAAGAAGCTGCACAAGGTTATATTTTAGCCTGCCAATGTCGTCCTACCTCAGATGCGATATTCCAAATACAAGCCTCTTCGGATGTATGTAAAACAGCAATACATCAATATCAAGGGACATTGGCTCGCATTGAAAATGTCTCTGAATCTACCATTAGCTTTGATATCCAGCTGGATGAGGATCAACCTGAAATCAATTTCCTTGCTGGTCAATATGTTAATGTGGGCATTCCAGAAACAACAATAACACGCTCTTATTCTTTTAGCTCAAAACCCGGTAATCGCCTAACAAACTTTGTGGTCCGCAATGTCACTAACGGAAAAATGAGCCATTTTTTAAGCCAAGATGCCAAAGTAGGTGACAAAATAAGTTTTACTGGACCATTTGGTAGTTTCTATTTACGTCAGGTTATTCGCCCAGTCCTGATGCTTGCAGGTGGTACAGGAATTGCGCCATTTATGTCTATGTTACAAGTTTTGGCTGAAAAAGGATCAATACATCCTATACGTCTGATCTTTGGTGTGACCCATGATTTTGATTTGGTCGCAATCGAACAACTCGACCAATTACAACAACAACTGCCATGGTTTGAATATCGTACTGTGGTCGCTCATCCGGACTCAACACATCCACGTAAAGGCTATGTGACAGGTCACATTGAACAAGATTGGTTAAATGCAGGAGATGTCGATATTTATCTTTGTGGACCAGTTGCAATGGTTGATGCTGTACGTGGCTGGTTAAATACTGAAGGTGTACAGCCTGCCAACTTCCTGTTTGAGAAATTCTCAGCCAACTAA
- the benB gene encoding benzoate 1,2-dioxygenase small subunit: MSNANLDATLSTISAFLFKEARLLDDEQWDEWLQCYAATAAFWMPAWDDDDTLTTDPQSEISLIYYPDRQGLEDRIFRIKTERSSATMPDTRTSHNISNIEILERHADKVVVRFNWNTLSFRYKTSYSYFGMSRYEIDLSHEQPQILNKYVVLKNDYINQVIDIYHL, encoded by the coding sequence ATGAGCAATGCCAATCTTGATGCCACTTTAAGCACGATTAGTGCATTTCTTTTTAAAGAAGCGCGCTTACTTGATGACGAACAATGGGATGAGTGGTTACAGTGCTATGCAGCAACAGCAGCGTTTTGGATGCCCGCTTGGGATGATGACGATACCTTAACAACAGATCCACAATCTGAAATTTCATTGATTTATTATCCAGACCGCCAAGGTTTAGAAGATCGTATTTTCCGGATTAAGACTGAACGCTCATCTGCAACCATGCCAGATACCCGTACCAGTCACAATATCAGTAATATTGAAATTCTCGAACGTCATGCCGATAAAGTGGTGGTTCGTTTTAACTGGAATACTTTAAGTTTCCGTTATAAAACCAGCTATAGCTACTTTGGTATGTCACGTTACGAAATTGACCTATCTCATGAGCAACCACAAATATTAAATAAATACGTGGTATTAAAAAATGATTATATCAATCAAGTCATTGATATTTATCATCTCTAA
- the benA gene encoding benzoate 1,2-dioxygenase large subunit: MPRIPVINTSHLDRIDELLVDNFDTGEFKLHRSVFTDQALFDLEMKYIFEGNWVYLAHESQIPKNNDYYTTYIGRQPILIARNRNGELNAMINACSHRGAQLCRNKRGNKATYTCPFHGWTFNNSGKLLKVKDPSDAGYSDCFNQEGSHDLKKVAQFANYKGFLFGSLNPNVLPLQDFLGETTKIIDMIVDQSEHGLEVLRGASTYTYEGNWKLTAENGADGYHVSAVHWNYAATTQQRKEKQAGDNIRAMSAGSWGKQGGGSYGFENGHMLLWTQWANPEDRPNYPKAAEYTEKFGAEMSKWMIERSRNLCLYPNVYFMDQFGSQIRVLRPLSVNKTEVTIYCIAPVGEEPEARTRRIRQYEDFFNASGMATPDDLEEFRACQAGYAGIELEWNDMCRGAKHWIQGPDDAANEIGLQPKLSGIKTEDEGLYLAQHQYWLSEIKKAIASEKALVEQGEDA; this comes from the coding sequence ATTTGACCTAGAAATGAAATATATCTTCGAAGGCAACTGGGTCTACTTGGCACATGAAAGCCAGATTCCAAAAAATAACGATTACTATACAACCTATATTGGTCGTCAACCCATTCTAATTGCACGTAACCGTAATGGTGAACTCAATGCAATGATTAATGCCTGTTCACATCGCGGTGCACAGCTTTGTCGTAATAAACGTGGCAATAAAGCCACCTATACTTGTCCTTTCCATGGTTGGACATTCAATAACTCGGGTAAATTATTAAAAGTTAAAGATCCTTCAGATGCAGGTTATTCGGACTGTTTTAATCAAGAAGGCTCACATGATCTGAAAAAAGTTGCACAATTTGCCAACTATAAAGGTTTCTTATTTGGCAGCTTAAATCCCAACGTATTACCTTTACAAGATTTTTTAGGTGAAACGACTAAAATTATCGATATGATTGTCGACCAATCTGAACATGGTTTAGAAGTTTTACGCGGCGCATCAACTTATACTTATGAAGGCAACTGGAAACTTACTGCGGAAAATGGTGCAGATGGTTACCATGTATCTGCTGTTCATTGGAATTATGCTGCGACAACGCAGCAACGTAAAGAAAAACAAGCTGGCGACAACATTCGTGCCATGAGTGCAGGTTCTTGGGGTAAACAAGGAGGTGGTTCATACGGCTTTGAAAATGGCCATATGCTCCTTTGGACGCAATGGGCTAATCCTGAAGATCGTCCCAATTATCCTAAAGCTGCAGAATATACCGAAAAATTCGGTGCTGAAATGTCAAAATGGATGATCGAACGTTCACGTAATTTATGTCTATATCCAAATGTCTATTTCATGGATCAATTTGGCTCACAAATTCGAGTATTACGTCCACTGTCCGTCAATAAAACAGAAGTGACAATTTATTGTATCGCACCAGTTGGTGAGGAACCAGAAGCACGGACACGTCGTATTCGTCAATATGAAGATTTCTTTAATGCTTCAGGGATGGCAACACCAGATGATTTAGAAGAATTCCGTGCCTGCCAAGCAGGTTATGCGGGAATTGAACTTGAATGGAATGATATGTGTCGTGGCGCTAAACATTGGATTCAGGGGCCTGATGATGCTGCTAATGAAATTGGACTACAACCAAAGCTATCGGGGATTAAGACCGAAGACGAAGGCCTATATCTTGCACAGCACCAATATTGGTTAAGCGAGATAAAAAAAGCAATCGCATCTGAAAAAGCACTGGTTGAACAAGGAGAAGACGCATGA